The following are encoded in a window of Gymnogyps californianus isolate 813 chromosome 21, ASM1813914v2, whole genome shotgun sequence genomic DNA:
- the SLC25A34 gene encoding LOW QUALITY PROTEIN: solute carrier family 25 member 34 (The sequence of the model RefSeq protein was modified relative to this genomic sequence to represent the inferred CDS: inserted 1 base in 1 codon; deleted 2 bases in 1 codon), translating into MAAGAGALAPFPGPPASLHEFPYPPQNRSRVVRGSPTGGVPPAIDLVLGATAGCLACVLTNPLEVVKTRLQLQGELXAPGTYPRHYRGVLRAVGAVCRADGLRGLQKGLAAGLLYQGLMNGVRFYCYSRAEDAGWTGYPGGTVAAGAVAGAVGAFVGSPAYLVKTHLQAQTLAAVAVGHQHNHESISGAFESIYKQHGVAGLWRGVTGAVPRVAVGSAAQLATFTSAKDWVCERQWFGEGSWAAVLAGGMVSGVAVAATMTPFDVVSTRLYNQPVDADGTGKLYRGFLDCILQISSKEGLLGLYKGIGAVYLRLGPHTVLSLFFWDELRKMVQHQQPPGP; encoded by the exons ATGGCGGCGGGTGCCGGGGCCCTCGCACCCTTCCCCGGGCCCCCC GCCTCCCTGCACGAATTCCCTTATCCCCCCCAAAATAGATCCCGCGTCGTACGGGGTTCCCCGACCGGGGGGGTACCGCCGGCTATCGATTTGGTGCTGGGAGCGACGGCCGGTTGCTTGGCCTGCGTCCTCACCAACCCGCTGGAGGTGGTCAAGACGCGGCTACAACTACAGGGCGAAT CAGCCCCCGGCACCTACCCCCGGCACTACCGGGGGGTGCTACGGGCGGTGGGGGCCGTGTGCCGGGCCGATGGGTTGCGGGGGCTGCAGAAAGGCCTGGCCGCCGGCCTCCTCTATCAGGGGCTGATGAACGGCGTCCGGTTTTATTGTTATTCCCGTGCCGAGGACGCCGGCTGGACCGGGTATCCCGGTGGTACCGTGGCCGCCGGGGCCGTGGCCGGGGCGGTGGGAGCCTTCGTGGGCAGCCCCGCGTACCTG GTCAAGACCCACCTCCAAGCCCAGACGTTGGCGGCCGTGGCCGTGGGCCACCAGCACAACCACGAG aGCATCTCCGGAGCTTTCGAGAGCATCTACAAGCAGCACGGGGTGGCGGGGCTGTGGCGAGGGGTGACAGGCGCCGTGCCCCGCGTGGCGGTGGGCTCAGCGGCGCAGCTCGCCACCTTCACCTCCGCCAAGGACTGGGTCTGCGAGCGCCAG TGGTTCGGGGAGGGCAGCTGGGCCGCGGTGCTGGCGGGGGGCATGGTGAGCGGCGTGGCCGTGGCGGCGACGATGACGCCTTTCGACGTGGTCAGCACCCGTCTCTACAACCAGCCAGTGGACGCCGACGGCACG ggCAAGCTCTACCGGGGTTTTTTGGATTGCATCCTGCAAATCTCCAGCAAAGAGGGGCTGCTGGGCTTGTACAAGGGCATCGGCGCCGTCTACCTCCGCCTCGGCCCCCACACCGTCCTCAGCCTCTTCTTTTGGGACGAGCTCAGGAAGATggtgcagcaccagcagcccccGGGGCCGTAG